The genomic segment ACCACCACCAAATACTCTATATCCGGAGACATTAGATAGATTTGGATTCTGTGTTTCTGTATAGCCATTTGTTCCTGTGCTTGCATCTCCACTTGACCAGCCTGCAGCCGTTACCATGCCTGTTCCACCAACGGTTGAACCATTACTTGTCCCCAACTCAACAGTTGTGTTTCCTTTGATATATCCTAAGAAACCACCACCGCGAGTATAAGCAGCTGTTGTATCTTCTAGAGCCGAACCGACTGTAGGTACTGATACGACACCACCTTGAACCCAAGTATAGGCATTACCAAACATTGCTCCTGCTTTTCCATCTGAACTTGCTGCAACATTTGTATCTGCTTGTGCTGAGCTTGTACCGTTAATAAAACTATTTACTTCTGCTTGAGTAGGAGAGTAAGTATAGCCTGCATTGGTTGAAATACCTGATGATACCCCGTTAAGCGCATTGAAGTGCATTCCAAATACACCCGTTAGAGAAATGATTCGACCTGTTGTAAAACCAGTCTTCACATAGTTAGTGACATTACCATAGATGATACCACTTGATAAACCTGTTCCCTGAGTAGCACCAGAATACGCACGGTCATCTCCTCCAACAAATATCGTATCTCCTGAGGTAAATCCAGAAGTATCGAAATTATTGGAAATGGCATCGGTTGTTGTTCCACTTGTTCCGATAGTTCCATAACGTCCACCACCAACATAGTAACCTTGACCATCATACCAAGTTCCTTTACCAGTGATTGTGTTATAGACAGTCCCTGTAACTTTATCGGTACCCGAACTATTGAACGTACCATAGAAAGTATCTAAACCTATTGGCACACTATTGTTTACAGTAGTGACTACATTGCCGTTAATCACAGCGGCATTACCACCGCCCCAGATATTTTGGATATTTCCTGAACCTGTTGTTACACGAATATCGTTGTAGATACTTCCGTTAATCGTGCCAGCATTAGTTCCTTCATACCAGTTGATTCCTCCTGAACCAAAACCAACAATCGTTGCATGAGCATCACCAGTCAGCGTATTATTCGTTGAGTCCATCCCCGCAAGAATCTGTGTTCCACAGTTACCTGTCGATGCTACCCAAAGATTTGTTCCTGATTGGCCTGCACCGTGGTTAACATTAGCATCGGTACTTTGCCAGTTGACATCACTATTCTTTGAACCACCCACTAAGTTTAGAGTAGAAAGACACCAAGCACCACCTGCCATAGCAAATTTATTGCCTTGAGCATAGAGGGAAACTTTCCCTGCTCCAGCAGTATTAAACGCTGTACCAGCAGTCGTTACCGTTGAAGATGTAAAGGTCAGGTTTCTAAAAACCGTGTTACATCCGAAATAAACTTCTGGTTCTGCATTTGTATCAACATTCGTTCCTTTTGGGAAAGTCAATGTATAGTTGGTACCAGTTGCCTGACTATTAGTAGAAGTCAACGGGTCAGCAGGATTACTTATTAAAGTAATAGATTTTGCTCTCTTATTCAATGCTTCAAAGTTATTAGAACCATTTGAGAATTGAGAGTTCCAATAGGCTGGTGCTGTTACATTTCCACCTATATACAGGATGTAGTCATAATTTGCATTATTATCTGTATAAATCTGTCCTGTTGCCGCATTCAACGAGCTAGATGCAATGCTGTAAGTTTTATAAACGGTTGCTGTTGCACCGTTTAGTGAACGAAGTAGCACAATTTGCGTTTTTTGCGCTGTACTGAGCAAGCTACTAATTGATTGCTGGTAGCCAAATGTTGTCGGACTTGCCGCACTAACCATGGGAGTGGTTGGAAGACTTGGTCTTGCTGGTGCAGCAGTCGGTGTGATTGTTTGGGCAATCGCAACTCTAGGCTTAAAAATCTTTTCTACAGTTGCTTGCGAAACTCTTCCCTGTCCGACATCTTGATAAAGTATGCTAAAGTTTACAAAAGGTAGCATTGATACAATCATCAAGCACAACATACTTTTAAAAGCAAAGTGTTTTTTTCTGCCTTTTTTTCTAAATTTCAATGTTTTCATTTTTCTCACCTCCTTTCTAATTTATTACTTTAATCATTTGTTTCAAATTTAACCTAATAGAAATACTTTTCTTAATACATACATAGGATAGCAATATAAATGACGTTTTTCAATCGTTTTTAGTGAGTTAGAGATTTCATTTTTTGCATATTTGCATAGTTTTCCTGATTTTTCTTTGAAACAATGGTAATTTATCAAATAATGTAATTTTAAAACGCTTTTATTTCTGTTTTCTTTATTTATAAAAAAAAAGAGAACTCAAAATATGAGTTCTCTTTGCTTTAGAGTCATGTTTAGTTTTGATGTGTCAGGAGAAGACTAATTTCATGCATTCCATTAGTGTTGTCACACCAACTACTTCGATATTTTCAGGGATTTCTATTCCCGATATTGAGTTTTTAGGAGCGTAAACTTTTTTAAAACCGAGCTTTGCTGCTTCATTGATTCGTTGCTCAATGCGAGTGACCCTCCTGATCTCACCAGTCAATCCTATTTCGCCAATAAAGCATTCACGCGCGTCTGTCGATAGTTCTTTGTAGCTTGAAGCTACTGCGATAGCTACCGCAAGGTCAATGGCAGGCTCATCTAATTTGACACCTCCAGCAGATTTCAGATAAGCATCTTGATTTTGCATGAGCAGACCTGCACGTTTTTCTAAAACTGCCATAATCAAACTTACACGGTTGAAATCAAGTCCAGATGTCGTTCGTTTGGCGTTGCCAAACATCGTTGGTGTGGTCAATGCCTGAATTTCTACCAAGATAGGTCGTGTCCCCTCAAGTGCACAAACAATCGCAGAACCTGTTGAGCCTTCTAAGCGTTCTTCTAGAAAAACTTCCGAAGGATTATTAACTTCAATCAAACCATGTCCTTGCATCTCAAAAATCCCTATTTCATTGGTTGAGCCAAAACGGTTTTTTACTGCACGCAAAATCCTAAAAGTGTTATTCCTTTCGCCTTCAAAATATAAGACTGTATCTACCATATGCTCAAGCATCCGAGGCCCTGCAAGCTGTCCTTCTTTTGTGACATGGCCAACGATGAAAGTTGCAATATCATTGGTTTTAGCAATCTGCATCAGCTCTCCTGTCACTTCACGTACTTGACTTACTGATCCTTGTGTAGACTGTACCTCTGGTGTCATAATCGTCTGGATAGAGTCAATAATCAGAAAATTGGGTTTCAAATGTTCTATTTCTGAGCGAATAGACTGCATATTTGTTTCAGCATAAAGATAAAAATCTCTATCAATATCTCCAAGCCGCTCTGCTCGTAGTTTAATCTGCTGAGCAGACTCCTCACCACTGACATACATGACACGTCCACGTGATGCCAACTGTGTGGATACTTGCAGAAGCAATGTTGATTTACCAATCCCTGGGTCTCCACCGATTAAGACTAAAGAACCTGGTACAACACCTCCACCAAGTACACGATTAAACTCGTCTAAATCTGTCTCAATTCTTGGTGTGTCAAAAAGTTCAACTTCATCTAGTTTCATCGGTTTTGAACGTTCACCAGTCATTGAGACTCTTTGGTTTTTAACTTCTTGGACTTCAACTTCTTCAACAAATGAAGACCATTCTCCACAGTTTGGACATCGTCCGAGGTATGTTGCCGATTTATAGCCACAGTTTTGACAAATAAAGGATGATTTTTTCTTAGCCATATTATGAGATGTGAGTTTCGTCCCAGAATTTTCTGATTCAACTCCTTAGTGAATAGACTACATACAGAACGCTATCCAAACGGCAGAAATCTGATGTTTTGAGGTCAGATTTTTGCTAATTGATTTGAAATCGGGAAAATTAGAAAACTTTGATTTTAGATGGAATCTATGTCCCATAAATCCTAGCTATCATGTGCTTTTAACTTCTAAACAAATGATAAACGAACTCAATTTCCTCCTTCTCCTAAATTTATATACGAAAAATTTTGTAAAATGTAACAAAAAAGCGGTTAAATCCGCTTGATTTTTAGTGCCACTGATGTGAATCGAACACACGACCTTCACCTTACCATGGTGCTGCTCTACCGACTGAGCTACAGCGGCTTGTTGTTATATTGTATCTAGTGAAATCCAGTTTCTTACCACTTTACCAGAAATATGGTAGAGCAGAGCAGTAATTTGTTTCACAAATTTTTATCCGCCAATTGAAAGCATGCTTTCAACTCTACCGACTGAGCTACAGCGGCTCTCGTATTGTATAGACTTCCACTATTGTATCGGAGTTAATCTTATAAAACTGATACCTGTCTATTTTATCAAATTTTGACAAAAAATCAACTCTAAAGTGATGTTGGATAGTGTGCTACCAATACTAAAAGATAGTCTCTAAATGCTTTTTCAAAAGGGGAGTCAGCAAATATTTTTGCTTTGTTTCCTAGAGATAAAATCTGCTGGAAACTCGATTCTTTTAGGGGAAGTGCTACGGTGATTTCAAAATTTTGATTGTCTTTTCGTATGATTTCTTTTTGACCGAGCCAGTCAACAACTTTTTCACGAAGACTTTTGTCAAAGATAATTTTGACTTTAAATAATGAGGTTGCCTGTAAAAAATCATCTTTCACAATGCCAACTTTTGGTACTTCGCGGGCTTCAAAATGCAATTTTAGGATTTTTACATTCATCATTCGAGACAACTTAAAATTTCTAAAAGCTTTCCTAGAGGTGTCATAAGCGTGCAAATACCAATGGTCAACTTTGAAGAAAATATTAGTCGGCTCTACTTCACGCTGGCTTTCATTTCCAACTGCATCAATGTATGAAAATGCTACACGTTGATAGTTCTGTATGGAATCCGCCAAGTGTTGAGTTAAATCACGCAGTTCGTCATGCGCTATCATATTTCCTTGCCAATCAAAAAATATTTGTTGATTTTCTTGATCAATCATACTGGATATTTTTTCCAATGTCGCTGTTATTTTATCATTGGAAATTTGCTGATGAACGCTTGACAAGGCGAGTAAAATATTTTGCAAATCGTTCGTTGATAAGAGATGTTTATCCAACTTATACGAATTTTCTAATGTCAATCCTCCATATCGTCCTTGCTTGAGGTAAACTGGAACACCTGCTAGATTTAAGGCTTCAACATCACGGTAAATCGTCTTTTTTGACACTTCAAAACGCGCCGCAAATTCGGTTGCTGACACTATTTCTCACGAAAGTAATGTTAACAAGATTTCGATGAGTCGAGAGATTTTCAAAATAATTTCCTTTAATTTTTTATAGTAGACAATATGATGTCCAGTTTACTAAGTTATAATGATTATATCAAAAGAAAAGAGGAAATACAAAATGACTTTTACAATCGAACACAAAAATGCACTGACACTTCATGGCTGGACTGTCAAATTTGACGGAATTTCCTTGGCGACTTGGGAAACGATTGATGAAGTTCGCAGATTAAAAAGCGAGCATTTTATTAACCTTGCGAAAACTGAAAATTTTCCAGAAAAAATGGCGAATAGTTTGGACGGATTTGGTTATGCAATCGGTGAAAATCGTACAGATGGATTTTATTATTTCGCTGGTGTCAATAGCGCTATTCAAGCGCCTGATTGTTTCGATTTACCAGAGAGTGACTATGTTATTCTTACGGCTAAAGGGGGAAATTCGAGAACACTTTTTGACCAGTTAAATACTGAACTTTTTGCAGATATTTTGCCTCAACTTAAAGATACTTATGACTTCATAGATGGATTTGTAGTTGAGGTTATCACTGCTGGAACTCCTCTTGATGCCGAAGTCGAACTAAGGTTTCCTGTTAATAAAAAATAATTTTGTCGTTAAATAAATTCCTGTCAGTATACTGACAGGAATTTTTATGATAAAAAAAACACTTCTCAGTGTTATTTCTTTTATATATAAAATCAAATTGAGTGCGTCACCTAACTGGTAACAGCTAGGCGACTAGAGCTAGACTATAAGCAAGGCTGACGCGAAAGAGAGTCCATTACAACTCAACACATGCGCCCACAGAACCCTCGCCAACATCATCACACTCAATAGGTTTTAACTACAAATCAAAGTCGTGTTTAATTAAACAAGTTCAATGATTGCCATAGGTGCAGCATCACCACGACGTGGTTCAACTTTAAGGATACGAGTGTAACCACCGTTGCGTCCTTCATAACGAGTAGCAAGGTCGCTGAACAATTTTTGAAGTGCAGTTGGGAAGGTTTCAGTTTCTTCGTTGAAATCTTTGATTGCGATTTCGTTACGTACGTAAGCTGCTGCTTGACGACGTGCAGAAAGGTCACCTTTTTTACCAAGCGTAATCATTTTTTCTACTGTACGACGAACTTCTTTAGCGCGTGCTTCAGTTGTAACGATTGTTTCGTTGATGATCAAATCTGTTGTCAAATCACGAAGCATAGCTTTACGTTGTGAAGATGTACGTCCAAGTTTACGATTGCTCATTTTTTTCCTCCTGTATTATTTTCTTTTTTTAAGGGAAAGTCCCAATTCAGTCAATTTAACTTTGACTTCTTCTACCGATTTGTGACCGAGGTTCTTGACTTTAATCATGTCAGCTTCGCTCATTTCAACAATATCAGCAACTGTATTGATACCAGCACGTTTCAAACCATTGTAAGCACGAACTGAGAAGTCCATTTCTTCGATGATTTTATCGAGCACACGTTCTGTTTTTACTTCGTCTTTAACAACAAGTGTTTCAGCTTCGGCAGCAACTTCTGACAAATCAACAAACAGATTCAAGTGGTCTGTCAAGATTTTTGCAGAGAGTGACAAAGCTTCATCAGCAATGATGGTACCGTTAGTAGTAATTTCAAGTGTTAATTTATCGTAGCTAGAATCTCCACCAACACGGGCAGGTTCTACTTGATAGTTTACTTTACTTACTGGCGTGTAAATTGAGTCTACAGCAATAGTGCCGATTGGCGCTCCGTCAACTTTATTTTCGTCAGCAGGAACATAGCCATAACCCTTTTTAACAGTCATTACAGCACGCATTGAGTGACCTTCAGCGATAGAGAACAAGTAATGGTCTTTATTGACAATTTCAATGTCGCTATCTGTTAAGATATCACCAGCAGTAACAGTCATAGGACCAGTCACGTCAAGTTCGATTTGTTTTTCAGATTCTACGTAAGATTTGATAGCAATTCCTTTAATCGCAAGAACGATTTGGATAACATCTTCACGTACGCCAGGGATTGTTGCGAATTCGTGTTGAACACCTTCAATTTGAATTGAAGTCACAGCAGCACCAGGAAGTGATGACAAAAGAACACGACGAAGAGAGTTGCCTAAAGTTGTACCGTAGCCACGTTCAAGTGGTTCAACAACAAACTTACCGTAATTTTCTGATTCGTCAAATTTAGTAATTTTTGGTTTTTCAAACTCAATCATGTATGTATTCTCCTCTAAAGCGAAAAGTGATTAGTGACAAGAGTGACTAATTATACACGACGACGTTTTGGAGGACGTGCACCATTGTGAGGTACAGGAGTCACATCACTGATAGATGTCACATTGAGACCAGCTGCAGCAAGTGCGCGAATAGCTGATTCACGACCTGAACCAGGACCTTTAACAGTAACAGAAACAGTTTTCAAACCTTGTTCTTGGGCAGCTTTAGCAGCAGCTTCTGAGGCCATCTGAGCGGCGAAAGGTGTAGATTTTTTAGAACCTTTGAAACCAAGAGCACCAGCTGAAGACCATGCAAGGGCGTTACCATGAACGTCTGTGATCATAACGATTGTGTTATTGAAAGTTGATTGGATATGAACAATTCCTGATTCAATATTCTTTTTAACACGACGTTTACGTGTAATTTTTGCCATTTTAACTCCTTTCTATTTAATTATTTTTTCTTACCTGCGATTGATTTAGCAGGACCTTTACGTGTACGAGCATTGTTCTTCGTGTTTTGTCCACGTGTAGGAAGTCCACGACGGTGACGCATACCACGGTATGAACCGATTTCCATCAAACGTTTGATGTTAAGAGAAACTTCACGACGAAGGTCACCTTCAAGTTTCAAGCCATCAAGTTCACGACGAATTGCATCTTCTTGGTCTGATGTCAAATCTTTTGTACGGATATCTTCTGAAACTCCTGCAGCTGCAAGAACTTTTTGAGATGTTTTGAGTCCAACACCGAATACGTAAGTCAATGAAATAACGATACGTTTTTCGTTTGGAATATCAACTCCAGCAAAACGAGCCATATTTTTCTATTTCCTTTCTATCCCTGACGTTGTTTGTGTTTTGGATTTACAGGGCAAATTACCATAACACGACCGTTACGACGAATAACTTTACAGTATTCGCAAATTGGTTTAACAGATGGTCTTACTTTCATTGTGTCTTCCTTTCTATGGTTACTGTGCATATGCACTCAATGAAGTGTCCGAATTACTTAAAGCGGTAAGTAATCCGTCCGCGTGTCAAATCGTATGGTGACAGTTCAACTTGAACCTTATCTCCAGGCAAGATACGGATATAATTCTTACGAATTTTTCCTGAAATCGTCGCCAAGACTTGGTGACCATTTTCGAGTTCAACAGTGAACATTGCATTCGGCATAGTGTCAACGACTTTGCCGTCTACTTCGATTACATCATCTTTTGCCAAGCAAAAGTACCTCCTTAAAAATTCTCCGAAAGATACGAATGTATCTAAAAGTCGGACTAGTGTATTTTATCATTTTTGAGTAAGAAATGCAAGCTTTCATCCTGAAAAAACCTTTATTTTTCTAGTTTTGTCTTCACTTCTCTTTTTTATTCCTTTCATTTTAGTCCATGACAATGTTTTCGGGTGTTCCTATGTCACTGGCAGTCTTATCATAACTATAAAAAATCTGTCAGTATACTGACAGATTATTGATTTTGATACTTTTTGAT from the Lactococcus allomyrinae genome contains:
- the radA gene encoding DNA repair protein RadA; this encodes MAKKKSSFICQNCGYKSATYLGRCPNCGEWSSFVEEVEVQEVKNQRVSMTGERSKPMKLDEVELFDTPRIETDLDEFNRVLGGGVVPGSLVLIGGDPGIGKSTLLLQVSTQLASRGRVMYVSGEESAQQIKLRAERLGDIDRDFYLYAETNMQSIRSEIEHLKPNFLIIDSIQTIMTPEVQSTQGSVSQVREVTGELMQIAKTNDIATFIVGHVTKEGQLAGPRMLEHMVDTVLYFEGERNNTFRILRAVKNRFGSTNEIGIFEMQGHGLIEVNNPSEVFLEERLEGSTGSAIVCALEGTRPILVEIQALTTPTMFGNAKRTTSGLDFNRVSLIMAVLEKRAGLLMQNQDAYLKSAGGVKLDEPAIDLAVAIAVASSYKELSTDARECFIGEIGLTGEIRRVTRIEQRINEAAKLGFKKVYAPKNSISGIEIPENIEVVGVTTLMECMKLVFS
- a CDS encoding helix-turn-helix transcriptional regulator, with the translated sequence MSATEFAARFEVSKKTIYRDVEALNLAGVPVYLKQGRYGGLTLENSYKLDKHLLSTNDLQNILLALSSVHQQISNDKITATLEKISSMIDQENQQIFFDWQGNMIAHDELRDLTQHLADSIQNYQRVAFSYIDAVGNESQREVEPTNIFFKVDHWYLHAYDTSRKAFRNFKLSRMMNVKILKLHFEAREVPKVGIVKDDFLQATSLFKVKIIFDKSLREKVVDWLGQKEIIRKDNQNFEITVALPLKESSFQQILSLGNKAKIFADSPFEKAFRDYLLVLVAHYPTSL
- a CDS encoding AraC family transcriptional regulator → MTFTIEHKNALTLHGWTVKFDGISLATWETIDEVRRLKSEHFINLAKTENFPEKMANSLDGFGYAIGENRTDGFYYFAGVNSAIQAPDCFDLPESDYVILTAKGGNSRTLFDQLNTELFADILPQLKDTYDFIDGFVVEVITAGTPLDAEVELRFPVNKK
- the rplQ gene encoding 50S ribosomal protein L17, producing MSNRKLGRTSSQRKAMLRDLTTDLIINETIVTTEARAKEVRRTVEKMITLGKKGDLSARRQAAAYVRNEIAIKDFNEETETFPTALQKLFSDLATRYEGRNGGYTRILKVEPRRGDAAPMAIIELV
- a CDS encoding DNA-directed RNA polymerase subunit alpha, producing MIEFEKPKITKFDESENYGKFVVEPLERGYGTTLGNSLRRVLLSSLPGAAVTSIQIEGVQHEFATIPGVREDVIQIVLAIKGIAIKSYVESEKQIELDVTGPMTVTAGDILTDSDIEIVNKDHYLFSIAEGHSMRAVMTVKKGYGYVPADENKVDGAPIGTIAVDSIYTPVSKVNYQVEPARVGGDSSYDKLTLEITTNGTIIADEALSLSAKILTDHLNLFVDLSEVAAEAETLVVKDEVKTERVLDKIIEEMDFSVRAYNGLKRAGINTVADIVEMSEADMIKVKNLGHKSVEEVKVKLTELGLSLKKRK
- the rpsK gene encoding 30S ribosomal protein S11; translated protein: MAKITRKRRVKKNIESGIVHIQSTFNNTIVMITDVHGNALAWSSAGALGFKGSKKSTPFAAQMASEAAAKAAQEQGLKTVSVTVKGPGSGRESAIRALAAAGLNVTSISDVTPVPHNGARPPKRRRV
- the rpsM gene encoding 30S ribosomal protein S13 — protein: MARFAGVDIPNEKRIVISLTYVFGVGLKTSQKVLAAAGVSEDIRTKDLTSDQEDAIRRELDGLKLEGDLRREVSLNIKRLMEIGSYRGMRHRRGLPTRGQNTKNNARTRKGPAKSIAGKKK
- the rpmJ gene encoding 50S ribosomal protein L36, with product MKVRPSVKPICEYCKVIRRNGRVMVICPVNPKHKQRQG
- the infA gene encoding translation initiation factor IF-1; amino-acid sequence: MAKDDVIEVDGKVVDTMPNAMFTVELENGHQVLATISGKIRKNYIRILPGDKVQVELSPYDLTRGRITYRFK